The following are from one region of the Streptomyces decoyicus genome:
- a CDS encoding MFS transporter, translating into MTRTTTDQLPGRAAATAAAPPTPDPAAGGRHRTRGGLVPVLAFSGIVVAVMQTLLVPVIKDLPVLLNTAPSNATWVMTATLLAGAVSTPIMGRLGDLYGKRRMLLTSLAIMVVGSLICGFTSDLITMIVGRALQGFAMGAIPLGIGIMRDELPRERLGSAMGLMSSSIGVGGGLALPAAALVAQHANWHTLFFGAAGLGVLSMLLTLLVVPESAVRAQGRFDVVGALGLSAGLVALLLPITKGSDWGWGSPTTLGLFGVAALILVLWGVMELRIADPLVDLRTTARREVLLTNLASITVGVAFYAISLVLPQLLQLPESTGYGLGRSMVVAGLCVAPLGVTMMFVAPLYARIAARRGPKVTLLLGMLVIAIGYGAGIGLMNAPWQTVIIAVVVGAGIGLAYSSLPALIIGAVDPSETGAANGLNTLMRSIGTSVSSAVIGMVLAHMSQRVGTVTVPTMAGFRVSFLIATAAVLVGVVLASFLPSQRKVSRPTLVAQSTDSGAEEVLAADAGADGAAVPPADGPAGLVKSAPSWARPATEAQAGRLPSTPAEATTTGPAEAPSGFAGRVLDASGTPVPGASVTLIDRQGRQADVTTAGPDGHYALAAPAAGTYVLTGAAPGHTPYAASAMYRGEGVSSHVDLILAGTGRLGGVLLGGLEGAPLAGGSIVLTDAEGEVVTRTTSGTDGRWETAPLPPGPYTLVLSAPGHQPQARAVELSGGEPERQDTCLQPTATVRGTVRGPNGGPLADAAVTLVEDGTVTAHTVTGPDGAFAFSDLSGPHYTLTAAGYPPHAVPISLAGGAHEILDLDLAQPSVSTG; encoded by the coding sequence ATGACCCGGACGACGACGGACCAGCTTCCCGGAAGGGCGGCGGCCACCGCTGCCGCGCCCCCGACGCCCGACCCGGCCGCGGGCGGGCGCCACAGAACCCGCGGCGGCCTCGTCCCGGTTCTCGCCTTCTCCGGCATCGTCGTCGCGGTGATGCAGACGCTGCTCGTGCCGGTCATCAAGGACCTGCCGGTGCTGCTCAACACGGCACCCAGCAATGCCACTTGGGTCATGACGGCCACCCTCCTCGCGGGTGCCGTCTCGACGCCCATCATGGGACGGCTCGGCGACCTCTACGGCAAGCGGCGGATGCTGTTGACCAGCCTCGCGATCATGGTCGTCGGCTCGCTGATCTGCGGATTCACCAGCGACCTGATCACCATGATCGTGGGCAGGGCGCTACAGGGCTTCGCCATGGGCGCCATTCCGCTCGGCATCGGCATCATGCGCGACGAGCTGCCGCGCGAACGGCTCGGCTCGGCCATGGGCCTGATGAGCTCGTCGATCGGCGTGGGCGGCGGACTCGCGCTGCCGGCCGCGGCCCTGGTCGCCCAACACGCCAACTGGCACACCCTGTTCTTCGGCGCCGCCGGGCTCGGCGTGCTGTCGATGCTGCTCACCCTCCTCGTCGTACCGGAGAGCGCGGTACGAGCCCAGGGACGCTTCGACGTGGTGGGCGCCCTCGGGCTGTCGGCCGGGCTGGTCGCCCTGCTGCTGCCCATCACCAAGGGCAGCGACTGGGGCTGGGGCTCGCCCACGACCCTCGGCCTGTTCGGCGTCGCGGCCCTGATCCTGGTGCTGTGGGGCGTGATGGAGCTGCGCATCGCCGACCCACTGGTCGATCTGCGGACCACCGCCCGGCGCGAGGTGCTGCTGACCAACCTCGCCTCGATCACCGTCGGTGTGGCCTTCTACGCGATCTCCCTGGTGCTGCCGCAGCTGCTGCAACTGCCCGAGTCGACCGGCTACGGCCTCGGCCGGTCCATGGTGGTGGCCGGGCTGTGCGTGGCGCCGCTGGGCGTGACGATGATGTTCGTCGCCCCGCTGTATGCGCGCATCGCCGCCCGGCGCGGCCCCAAGGTCACGCTGCTGCTCGGCATGCTGGTCATCGCGATCGGCTACGGCGCGGGCATCGGCCTGATGAACGCCCCCTGGCAGACCGTCATCATCGCGGTGGTCGTCGGCGCCGGCATCGGCCTGGCGTACTCCTCGCTGCCCGCGCTGATCATCGGCGCCGTCGACCCGTCCGAGACCGGCGCGGCCAACGGGCTGAACACCCTGATGCGCTCGATCGGCACCTCGGTGTCCAGTGCCGTGATCGGCATGGTGCTGGCCCATATGTCCCAGCGCGTCGGGACGGTCACGGTGCCCACGATGGCCGGCTTCCGGGTCTCCTTCCTGATCGCCACGGCCGCGGTCCTCGTCGGTGTCGTCCTGGCGTCCTTCCTCCCGTCGCAGCGCAAGGTGTCCCGTCCGACCCTGGTCGCGCAGAGCACGGACAGCGGTGCCGAGGAGGTGCTCGCCGCTGACGCCGGCGCCGACGGAGCGGCGGTCCCACCGGCCGATGGGCCGGCCGGGCTCGTGAAGTCCGCGCCGTCCTGGGCCCGGCCGGCCACCGAAGCGCAGGCCGGCCGTCTACCCTCCACGCCCGCCGAGGCGACCACGACCGGACCGGCCGAGGCGCCGTCCGGCTTTGCCGGCCGCGTCCTGGATGCTTCCGGCACCCCGGTCCCGGGCGCGAGTGTCACCCTGATCGACCGGCAGGGCCGCCAGGCCGACGTCACCACGGCCGGCCCCGACGGGCACTATGCGCTCGCCGCCCCCGCGGCCGGCACCTACGTCCTTACGGGCGCAGCGCCCGGCCACACCCCGTATGCCGCCTCTGCCATGTACCGCGGCGAGGGCGTTTCGTCCCACGTCGATCTGATCCTCGCGGGCACCGGCCGGTTGGGCGGCGTGCTGCTCGGGGGCCTCGAAGGCGCCCCGCTGGCCGGCGGGAGCATCGTCCTGACCGACGCCGAGGGCGAAGTGGTGACCCGTACGACCTCCGGCACCGACGGGAGGTGGGAGACGGCCCCGCTGCCGCCCGGCCCGTACACCCTGGTCCTCAGCGCCCCCGGCCACCAGCCGCAGGCCCGCGCCGTCGAACTGTCCGGTGGCGAGCCGGAACGGCAGGACACCTGCCTACAGCCGACCGCCACCGTCCGCGGAACGGTCCGGGGCCCGAACGGCGGGCCGCTCGCCGACGCCGCAGTAACCCTCGTCGAGGACGGCACGGTCACGGCGCATACCGTCACCGGCCCGGACGGTGCTTTTGCCTTCTCCGACCTGAGCGGCCCTCACTACACCCTCACGGCAGCCGGTTACCCGCCACACGCGGTCCCGATATCCCTCGCCGGCGGCGCCCACGAGATCCTCGACCTGGACCTCGCCCAGCCGTCGGTGTCCACCGGCTGA
- a CDS encoding GNAT family N-acetyltransferase has protein sequence MTEIRTPRLILRRWTDDDLAPMADINADPVVMRWIGDGSVLDLDGTAEEIERWEEEWDDEGFGLFAVELLASGELAGCAGLSVPEFLPEALPDIAISWRFGRQYWGQGYASEAAQAVLEFALQDRGLDRVIAINRLGHESSENVVRKLGMAFEREATHPEYGHALTVHSIDLTEYQG, from the coding sequence ATGACCGAGATCCGCACCCCCCGCCTCATCCTCCGCCGCTGGACCGACGACGACCTCGCCCCCATGGCGGACATCAACGCGGACCCGGTGGTCATGCGCTGGATCGGCGACGGTTCCGTCCTCGACCTGGACGGGACCGCCGAGGAGATCGAACGGTGGGAGGAGGAGTGGGACGACGAGGGCTTCGGCCTCTTCGCCGTCGAACTGCTCGCCTCGGGTGAACTGGCCGGCTGCGCCGGTCTGTCCGTCCCCGAATTCCTGCCGGAAGCGCTGCCCGATATCGCGATCAGCTGGCGCTTCGGCCGGCAGTACTGGGGCCAGGGTTACGCATCCGAAGCCGCCCAGGCCGTGCTGGAGTTCGCCCTCCAGGACCGCGGCCTCGACCGCGTCATCGCCATCAACCGGCTCGGCCATGAGTCCTCGGAAAACGTGGTGCGCAAGCTCGGCATGGCCTTCGAGCGGGAGGCCACGCATCCGGAGTACGGCCATGCGCTGACCGTGCACAGCATTGACCTCACGGAGTACCAGGGCTGA
- a CDS encoding DUF4232 domain-containing protein produces MSLTTKTLGRGRRVAAGSLIAVAALGLTACKGGPDAASRPSSAAAPVTSQDTERGNGAQSAGGSAQSSAAKPQSSANGQRPSAPAKAASPGGKPTDKTPSAAQSQASAMTASDRCNAADMSLRLGRSDIGAGNIRYPLVFTNKGKKACTLRGFPGVSLIKRDGSAVGKPATREGGSGPVVRLQPGQSAHALLHTLNDGVSDTPCWDRSQLVFVYPPGSKESMTTGSDGLRVCGGRFDVTAVEAGALG; encoded by the coding sequence ATGTCGCTCACCACCAAGACACTCGGCCGCGGCCGTCGTGTCGCCGCGGGATCGCTGATCGCCGTCGCGGCGCTCGGGCTCACCGCCTGCAAGGGCGGGCCCGACGCTGCATCCCGCCCCTCGTCGGCCGCCGCACCCGTCACGTCCCAGGACACGGAGCGCGGCAACGGCGCACAGTCGGCCGGTGGCAGCGCACAGTCGTCCGCCGCGAAGCCGCAGTCCTCGGCGAACGGCCAGCGGCCGTCGGCGCCGGCGAAGGCGGCATCCCCCGGCGGCAAGCCGACGGACAAGACCCCGAGCGCCGCACAGTCCCAGGCCTCCGCCATGACGGCCTCGGACCGCTGCAACGCCGCCGATATGTCGCTGCGCCTGGGGCGCTCCGACATCGGTGCGGGCAACATCCGCTACCCCCTCGTCTTCACGAACAAGGGCAAGAAGGCCTGTACGCTGCGCGGCTTCCCCGGGGTCTCGCTCATCAAGCGTGACGGCTCGGCCGTCGGCAAGCCCGCCACCCGCGAGGGCGGCTCCGGCCCCGTCGTCCGGCTCCAGCCGGGGCAGAGCGCCCACGCCCTGCTGCACACCCTCAACGACGGCGTCTCGGACACCCCGTGCTGGGACCGCTCGCAGCTCGTCTTCGTCTACCCGCCCGGCTCCAAGGAGTCGATGACCACGGGCAGCGACGGACTGCGGGTGTGCGGCGGACGGTTCGATGTGACCGCGGTGGAGGCCGGGGCGCTGGGCTGA
- a CDS encoding NADH-quinone oxidoreductase subunit B family protein: MSAASSVADQAAANGKPSAEDESPIHILWINAGLSCDGDSVSLTAATQPSIEEIALSVLPGLPKVAVHWPLIDFECGPVQGADNFIEWFFKGERGEIDPFVLVIEGSIPNESIKPEGYWCGFGDNPETGQPITTSEWIDRLAPKALAVVAIGTCATYGGIHAMAGNPTGAMGVPDYLGWDWTSKAGIPIVCVPGCPIQPDNFSETLVYLLYQAVGSAPMIPLDDQLRPTWLFGATVHEGCDRAGYYEQGQFATTYDSPKCLVKIGCWGPVVKCNVPKRGWMDGIGGCPNVGGICIACTMPGFPDKFMPFMDEPPGGKISSTASAAYGSVIRRLRDITAKTVDHEPKWRHRGDQLTTGYRKPW; the protein is encoded by the coding sequence ATGTCTGCAGCTTCGAGCGTGGCCGACCAGGCCGCTGCGAACGGAAAGCCGTCCGCCGAGGACGAGTCCCCGATCCACATTCTCTGGATCAACGCCGGCCTGAGCTGCGATGGCGACTCCGTGTCGCTCACCGCCGCGACCCAGCCGAGCATTGAGGAGATCGCGCTCAGTGTGCTGCCGGGGTTGCCCAAGGTCGCCGTCCACTGGCCACTGATCGATTTCGAGTGCGGCCCGGTCCAGGGCGCGGACAATTTCATCGAGTGGTTCTTCAAGGGCGAACGTGGCGAGATCGACCCGTTCGTGCTGGTCATCGAGGGGTCGATCCCCAACGAGTCCATCAAGCCGGAAGGCTACTGGTGCGGTTTCGGTGACAACCCCGAGACCGGTCAGCCGATCACCACCAGTGAGTGGATCGACCGGCTCGCCCCCAAGGCGCTCGCCGTTGTCGCGATCGGCACCTGCGCCACGTACGGCGGTATCCATGCGATGGCGGGCAACCCGACCGGAGCCATGGGTGTGCCCGACTACCTGGGCTGGGACTGGACGTCCAAGGCCGGGATCCCGATCGTGTGTGTGCCCGGCTGCCCGATCCAGCCGGACAACTTCTCGGAGACGCTGGTCTATCTGCTCTACCAGGCGGTGGGCTCGGCCCCGATGATCCCGCTGGACGACCAGCTGCGTCCCACCTGGCTCTTCGGGGCGACCGTGCACGAGGGCTGCGACCGGGCCGGCTACTACGAACAGGGCCAGTTCGCCACCACCTACGACTCGCCCAAGTGTCTGGTGAAGATCGGATGCTGGGGCCCCGTGGTCAAATGCAACGTGCCCAAGCGGGGCTGGATGGACGGTATCGGCGGCTGCCCGAACGTCGGCGGTATCTGTATCGCCTGCACCATGCCCGGCTTCCCCGACAAGTTCATGCCGTTCATGGACGAGCCGCCCGGCGGCAAGATCTCCAGTACCGCCAGTGCCGCGTACGGCAGCGTCATCCGCAGGCTGCGGGACATCACGGCCAAGACCGTCGACCACGAGCCCAAGTGGCGCCATCGCGGCGACCAACTGACCACCGGCTACCGCAAGCCGTGGTGA
- a CDS encoding nickel-dependent hydrogenase large subunit encodes MAPKTKAAGDGSGLTEMSWDPITRIVGSLGIHTKIDFKQKRVAECYSTSSVFRGYSVFMRGKDPRDAHFITSRICGICGDNHATCSVYTQNMAYGVKPPHLGEWIINLGESAEYMFDHNIFQENLVGVDYCEKMVRETNPGVWELAQRTEAPHAADHGYRTIADIMSSLNPIEGEFYREALQVSRYTREMFCLMEGRHVHPSTLYPGGVGTVASVQLFTDYLSRLMRYVEFMKRVVPLHDDLFDFFYEALPGYEEVGRRRVLLGCWGALNDPDHCDFTYRNMTDWGRKMFVTPGIIVDGKLVTNDLTEINLGIRILLGSSYYQDWEGQEQFVTHDPLGNPVDPRHPWNQHTIPAPQKRDFNDKYSWVMSPRWFDGKEHLALDTGGGPIARLWSTALSGLVDTPYVKATGQSVVIDLPRSMTKPATRFEWKIPKWSNALERNRSRTYFQAYTAAMALHFAEQALEEVRAGRTQTWEKFEVPDESIGCGFTEAVRGVLSHHMVIRDGKIANYHPYPPTPWNASTRDTYGTPGPYEDAVQNTPIFEENSPENFKGIDIMRTVRSFDPCLPCGVHMYVGNGKSVQKMHVPTGLSGLSG; translated from the coding sequence ATGGCACCGAAGACAAAGGCGGCCGGTGACGGCAGCGGTCTGACGGAGATGTCCTGGGATCCGATCACCCGGATCGTGGGCAGCCTCGGTATCCACACCAAGATCGACTTCAAGCAGAAGCGGGTCGCCGAGTGCTACAGCACCTCGTCCGTCTTCCGCGGCTACAGCGTCTTCATGCGGGGCAAGGACCCGCGCGACGCCCACTTCATCACCAGCCGGATCTGCGGCATCTGCGGTGACAACCACGCCACCTGCTCGGTGTACACGCAGAACATGGCCTACGGGGTGAAGCCCCCGCATCTGGGGGAGTGGATCATCAACCTCGGCGAGTCCGCCGAGTACATGTTCGACCACAACATCTTCCAGGAGAACCTGGTCGGGGTCGACTACTGCGAAAAGATGGTCCGCGAGACCAACCCCGGCGTCTGGGAACTCGCCCAGCGCACCGAGGCCCCGCACGCGGCCGACCACGGCTACCGCACCATCGCCGACATCATGAGCTCCCTCAACCCCATCGAGGGCGAGTTCTACCGCGAGGCGCTCCAGGTCAGCCGCTACACCCGGGAGATGTTCTGCCTCATGGAGGGCCGCCATGTGCACCCCTCCACGCTCTACCCGGGCGGCGTCGGCACTGTCGCCAGCGTCCAGTTGTTCACCGACTACCTCAGCCGGCTGATGCGCTACGTCGAGTTCATGAAGCGTGTCGTCCCGCTCCATGACGACCTGTTCGACTTCTTCTACGAGGCGCTGCCCGGATACGAGGAAGTCGGCCGGCGGCGGGTGCTGCTCGGCTGCTGGGGCGCGCTCAACGACCCCGACCACTGCGATTTCACCTATCGCAACATGACGGACTGGGGGCGGAAGATGTTCGTCACCCCCGGCATCATCGTCGACGGCAAGCTGGTCACCAACGACCTCACCGAGATCAACCTCGGCATCCGGATCCTGCTGGGCAGCTCCTACTACCAGGACTGGGAGGGCCAGGAGCAGTTCGTCACCCACGACCCGCTCGGCAACCCCGTCGACCCCCGCCACCCGTGGAACCAGCACACCATCCCGGCCCCGCAGAAACGCGACTTCAACGACAAGTACAGCTGGGTGATGTCCCCGCGCTGGTTCGACGGCAAGGAGCACCTGGCGCTGGACACCGGCGGCGGCCCGATCGCCCGGCTGTGGTCCACCGCGCTGTCCGGGCTCGTCGACACCCCGTACGTCAAGGCCACCGGCCAGAGCGTCGTCATCGACCTGCCGCGCAGCATGACCAAGCCCGCGACCCGCTTCGAGTGGAAGATCCCGAAGTGGAGCAACGCGCTGGAACGCAACCGCTCCCGCACCTACTTCCAGGCATACACGGCCGCCATGGCCCTGCACTTCGCGGAGCAGGCGCTCGAAGAGGTCCGCGCCGGACGCACCCAGACGTGGGAGAAGTTCGAGGTTCCCGACGAGTCCATCGGCTGCGGCTTCACCGAGGCGGTACGCGGCGTCCTCTCGCACCACATGGTCATCCGGGACGGGAAGATCGCCAACTATCACCCATACCCGCCGACCCCGTGGAACGCCAGCACCCGCGACACCTACGGCACCCCCGGCCCCTATGAGGACGCCGTCCAGAACACCCCGATCTTCGAGGAGAACTCCCCGGAGAACTTCAAGGGCATCGACATCATGCGCACGGTGCGCAGCTTCGACCCGTGTCTGCCCTGCGGCGTCCACATGTACGTCGGCAACGGCAAGTCCGTACAGAAGATGCATGTGCCCACCGGCCTGAGCGGGCTGTCCGGATGA
- a CDS encoding DUF5947 family protein: protein MSARQTAPPRLGPSTAHRGLRRFRAPVPPAPERCELCGVVLGEHNHRHLVHTERRALACACIPCALLFERPGAGTGQFRTVPDRYLVDSGHTLDDAAWDLLQIPVGVAFFLRNADLDRLVALYPSPAGATESELDPSTWEAVLAASRLAGLLRSDVEALLLRRSEGRIDCYLVPVDICYELVGRMRLLWQGFDGGAEARAALSDFFTKVARRAREPKEDDRT, encoded by the coding sequence GTGAGCGCCCGGCAGACGGCGCCCCCGCGGCTCGGACCGTCGACCGCCCACCGCGGCCTGCGCCGCTTCCGCGCACCGGTGCCCCCCGCTCCGGAACGCTGTGAGCTGTGCGGCGTGGTGCTCGGCGAGCACAACCACCGCCACCTGGTCCACACCGAACGCCGCGCACTGGCCTGCGCCTGCATCCCCTGTGCGCTGCTCTTCGAGCGGCCCGGCGCCGGCACCGGACAGTTCCGTACGGTTCCGGACCGCTATCTCGTCGACTCCGGCCACACCCTCGACGACGCGGCCTGGGACCTGCTCCAGATCCCCGTCGGCGTCGCCTTCTTCCTGCGCAATGCCGACCTCGACCGGCTGGTCGCGCTCTACCCCAGCCCGGCCGGCGCCACGGAGAGCGAACTCGACCCGTCGACCTGGGAGGCCGTGCTCGCCGCCAGCCGGCTCGCCGGCCTCCTCCGGTCCGATGTGGAGGCGCTGCTGCTGCGCCGCTCCGAGGGTCGTATCGACTGCTATCTGGTGCCCGTCGACATCTGCTACGAACTCGTCGGCCGGATGCGCCTGTTGTGGCAGGGCTTCGACGGCGGCGCCGAGGCGCGCGCCGCACTCTCCGACTTCTTCACCAAGGTCGCCCGCCGGGCCCGCGAGCCGAAGGAGGACGACCGGACGTGA
- a CDS encoding DUF6084 family protein: protein MTDLSFICTGVRADRYAAAPTLLFRLRITAAAADRVHALALRCQLRIEPARRGYRSDEAEALSDLFGERSRWGSTLHPLQFAQVSLVVPGFTGETEVDLPVPCSYDLDVAVGRYFHALRDGEVPLLLLFSGTVFAGAGGFHVEPVPWSKEASVRMPVAVWQEMTETHFPGCGWLRLPRETLDALLAYRSRHALPSWQATVESLLATAGDPEPPAPRARLFPGAVARPVSERTAP from the coding sequence GTGACCGACCTGTCCTTCATCTGCACCGGTGTACGCGCCGACCGCTACGCCGCCGCCCCCACCCTCCTCTTCCGGCTGCGCATCACCGCCGCCGCAGCGGACCGGGTGCACGCCCTCGCGCTGCGCTGCCAGCTCCGCATCGAACCGGCCCGGCGCGGCTACCGGTCCGACGAGGCCGAGGCGCTGTCCGACCTCTTCGGCGAGCGGTCCCGCTGGGGCAGCACCCTGCACCCCCTCCAGTTCGCCCAGGTCTCCCTGGTCGTCCCCGGCTTCACCGGCGAGACCGAGGTGGACCTCCCGGTCCCGTGCAGCTACGACCTGGACGTCGCGGTCGGCCGCTACTTCCATGCGCTGCGCGACGGCGAGGTCCCGCTGCTGCTGCTGTTCTCCGGCACGGTGTTCGCCGGCGCCGGCGGTTTCCACGTCGAGCCGGTGCCCTGGAGCAAGGAGGCGTCCGTGCGGATGCCGGTGGCGGTCTGGCAGGAGATGACCGAAACGCATTTCCCCGGCTGCGGCTGGCTCCGGCTGCCCCGCGAGACCCTCGATGCGCTGCTCGCCTATCGCTCCCGGCACGCCCTGCCCTCCTGGCAGGCGACCGTCGAGTCGCTGCTCGCCACGGCCGGCGACCCCGAACCGCCCGCGCCGCGCGCCCGCCTCTTCCCCGGCGCCGTCGCCCGCCCCGTCAGCGAAAGGACCGCGCCGTGA
- a CDS encoding hydrogenase maturation protease: MNAAAPVAGPPAKTLIAGVGNIFLGDDGFGVEAVRRLGEHPLPDGVEVVDIGVRGVHLAYQMLDGYHTVLLVDASARGGEPGTVYLLDATTPAGTRPPDTALDGHHMTPDAVLALLDTLSAGTDGRRPERVLVVGCEPADVAEGIGLSEPVDAAVDEAVGLILRLVGAAEPAPSAAGPHTSERNTTPC, from the coding sequence GTGAACGCCGCCGCACCCGTCGCCGGGCCGCCCGCGAAGACCCTGATCGCCGGGGTCGGCAACATCTTCCTCGGCGACGACGGCTTCGGCGTCGAGGCCGTCCGCCGGCTGGGCGAGCACCCGCTTCCCGACGGGGTCGAGGTCGTCGACATCGGCGTACGCGGCGTACACCTCGCCTACCAGATGCTGGACGGCTACCACACGGTGCTCCTCGTGGACGCCTCCGCGCGCGGCGGCGAACCCGGCACCGTCTACCTCCTCGACGCCACCACTCCGGCCGGCACCCGCCCGCCGGACACCGCGCTCGACGGCCACCACATGACCCCCGATGCCGTGCTCGCGCTGCTCGACACGCTCAGCGCGGGCACCGACGGCCGGCGCCCCGAGCGCGTCCTGGTCGTCGGCTGTGAACCCGCCGATGTCGCCGAAGGCATCGGGCTCAGCGAACCGGTCGACGCCGCGGTCGACGAGGCCGTGGGGCTGATCCTGCGGCTGGTCGGCGCGGCGGAGCCGGCACCGTCCGCCGCCGGACCGCACACCAGTGAGAGGAACACGACACCATGCTGA
- a CDS encoding DUF6893 family small protein, translating to MLKLALSGAFAAALALALKAVLPDLKRYMRIRSM from the coding sequence ATGCTGAAGCTCGCCCTGAGCGGGGCGTTCGCCGCCGCGCTCGCCCTCGCCCTCAAGGCCGTACTGCCCGACCTCAAGCGCTACATGCGTATCCGCTCCATGTGA
- the hypA gene encoding hydrogenase maturation nickel metallochaperone HypA, which yields MHEMSIALAVVEQVESAARPTGATTVNSVRLQVGELAGVVSDALAFSFELACAGTVLEGAELVTEPVPARARCGPCADTWRVGMPPQLSCPGCGGATAELLTGRELQIVSVCWNDAPVHVPMHEER from the coding sequence ATGCACGAGATGTCCATCGCGCTCGCGGTCGTGGAGCAGGTCGAGAGCGCGGCCCGGCCCACCGGGGCCACCACCGTCAACAGCGTCCGGCTCCAGGTCGGCGAACTGGCCGGGGTGGTCTCCGACGCGCTGGCCTTCTCCTTCGAACTCGCCTGTGCCGGAACGGTGCTGGAGGGCGCGGAACTGGTCACCGAACCCGTCCCGGCCCGCGCCCGCTGCGGCCCCTGCGCGGACACCTGGCGGGTGGGCATGCCGCCACAGCTCAGCTGCCCCGGATGCGGCGGGGCGACGGCGGAGCTGCTGACCGGCCGTGAACTGCAGATCGTCAGTGTGTGCTGGAACGACGCCCCGGTACACGTCCCTATGCACGAGGAGCGCTGA
- the hypB gene encoding hydrogenase nickel incorporation protein HypB produces the protein MCRVVDLQQAVLAKNDACAHTLREDLAARGTAVVNLLSSPGSGKTALLERELTLARSRGIPVAALTADLATENDAVRLARSGVPVKQVLTDGLCHLEAEMLGGHLHGWLPADTRLLFIENVGNLVCPASYDLGETLRIVLASVTEGEDKPLKYPTAFGLAHLVVVTKMDIAEAVSFDEKEFRANVERINPGVEVVLTSARGGEGDGLLLDRALAARDGAPVHIPVMTRKSHHVHDAEDGQPHDEGHTHEGHTHEGHTHEGHTHEGHTHEGHTHDDEGHTHHGEHAHAARAQDRGHAHTTDSDTVASSRS, from the coding sequence ATGTGCCGTGTCGTCGACCTGCAACAGGCGGTCCTCGCCAAGAACGACGCCTGCGCCCACACCCTCCGCGAGGACCTCGCCGCCCGGGGCACCGCGGTCGTCAACCTGCTCTCCAGTCCCGGCAGCGGCAAGACCGCCCTCCTGGAGCGCGAACTCACCCTCGCCCGCAGCCGGGGCATCCCCGTCGCGGCGCTCACCGCCGACCTCGCCACCGAGAACGACGCCGTACGGCTGGCCCGCTCCGGAGTGCCCGTCAAACAGGTGCTCACCGACGGGCTGTGCCACCTGGAGGCCGAGATGCTGGGCGGCCACCTCCACGGCTGGCTCCCCGCGGACACCCGGCTGCTGTTCATCGAGAACGTCGGCAATCTGGTCTGCCCGGCCTCCTACGACCTGGGGGAGACGCTGCGCATCGTGCTGGCGTCGGTGACCGAGGGCGAGGACAAGCCGCTGAAGTACCCCACCGCCTTCGGGCTCGCCCATCTGGTCGTGGTCACCAAGATGGATATCGCCGAGGCGGTCTCGTTCGACGAGAAGGAGTTCCGCGCCAACGTCGAACGCATCAACCCGGGCGTGGAAGTCGTCCTCACCTCGGCGCGCGGCGGTGAGGGAGACGGTCTGCTGCTGGACCGGGCGCTGGCCGCGCGCGACGGCGCGCCGGTGCACATCCCGGTCATGACCCGCAAGTCCCACCACGTCCACGACGCCGAGGACGGCCAGCCGCACGACGAGGGGCACACCCACGAGGGGCACACCCACGAGGGGCACACCCACGAGGGGCACACCCACGAGGGGCACACCCACGAGGGGCACACCCACGACGACGAGGGCCACACCCACCACGGGGAGCACGCCCACGCCGCGCGGGCGCAGGACCGCGGCCACGCGCACACGACCGACTCCGACACCGTGGCGTCGAGCCGCTCATGA